From one Anaerococcus prevotii DSM 20548 genomic stretch:
- a CDS encoding electron transfer flavoprotein subunit beta/FixA family protein: MNIFVCAKQVPDTNEIKIDPITNTLIRKGVPSILNTYDAFALEQALRLKDKDPEVNIVVISMGPGQAEAMLRDCLAVGADKAYLVTDRKFGGSDTLATSYILANAIKAVAEKEGEPDLVYCGLQAIDGDTAQVGPELAEHLGLPQVTRAYTAELNDEGIKVLQEVEGGAQNVQCVLPALITFTKYGDEELRYPKIKNKLKAKKAEIGQITFDDLEATIDKTKIGLKGSPTRVNKSYAPDRTKIAVMFEDMEAEEAATKLMDALVDQKLI, encoded by the coding sequence ATGAATATTTTCGTATGTGCGAAACAAGTTCCAGACACAAATGAGATCAAAATCGATCCTATCACAAATACACTTATAAGAAAGGGCGTTCCAAGTATCTTAAATACTTATGATGCTTTCGCTCTTGAACAAGCTCTTAGACTTAAGGATAAAGATCCTGAAGTAAACATTGTAGTAATATCAATGGGACCAGGACAAGCAGAAGCAATGCTTAGAGATTGTCTAGCAGTTGGTGCTGACAAGGCATATCTTGTAACAGATAGAAAATTCGGTGGATCTGATACACTTGCTACATCTTACATTTTAGCTAATGCTATAAAGGCAGTAGCAGAAAAAGAAGGCGAACCTGACCTAGTTTACTGTGGTCTTCAAGCAATTGATGGAGATACAGCACAAGTAGGACCAGAACTTGCAGAACACTTAGGACTTCCTCAAGTTACACGTGCTTATACAGCAGAGCTAAACGATGAAGGAATTAAGGTTTTACAAGAAGTAGAAGGCGGAGCTCAAAACGTGCAATGTGTACTTCCAGCCCTAATTACATTTACAAAATATGGTGACGAAGAGCTTAGATATCCAAAAATCAAAAATAAACTTAAAGCTAAAAAAGCTGAAATCGGACAAATCACCTTTGACGATTTAGAAGCTACCATTGATAAGACAAAAATTGGTCTTAAGGGATCTCCAACTAGAGTTAACAAATCTTACGCTCCAGACAGAACAAAAATTGCAGTTATGTTTGAAGACATGGAAGCAGAAGAAGCTGCAACTAAGTTAATGGATGCTCTAGTAGATCAAAAGCTTATTTAA
- a CDS encoding acyl-CoA dehydrogenase, which translates to MYKLTEEQVEMRDMFRDFAQKEVAPLAIEVDEKHMFPEDNVAKMQELGFFGIPFDEEYGGIGLDTLTYVLCVEELSKACATTGVIVSAHTSLCADCINKFGNEEQKEKYLTPLASGEKLGAFALTEPDAGTDASGQKTVAKLDGDHYVLNGSKIFITNAGYADTYVVFAMTDKEQGTRGISAFIVEKGMEGFDFGTVEDKMGIKGSSTMELIFRDCKVPKENLLGEEGKGFKYAMQTLDGGRIGIAAQALGIAEGALDKAVKYVKERNQFGRPLAKFQNTQFKLAEMAIDIESARHLVYKAATLKDAGESYTVAAAEAKLKASRVAMDVTTKAVQLLGGYGYIKEYEVERMMRDAKITEIYEGTSEVMLMVVSGALLNK; encoded by the coding sequence ATGTATAAGTTAACAGAAGAACAAGTAGAAATGAGAGACATGTTCAGAGACTTCGCTCAAAAAGAAGTTGCTCCACTTGCAATAGAAGTAGACGAAAAACACATGTTCCCAGAAGATAACGTAGCAAAAATGCAAGAGCTAGGATTTTTTGGAATTCCTTTCGATGAAGAATACGGCGGAATTGGCCTTGATACACTTACATATGTTCTTTGCGTAGAAGAACTTTCTAAAGCATGCGCGACAACAGGAGTTATCGTTTCAGCTCATACATCACTTTGCGCTGATTGCATTAACAAGTTTGGTAACGAAGAACAAAAAGAAAAATACCTAACACCACTTGCTTCAGGTGAAAAACTTGGTGCTTTCGCCCTTACAGAACCAGATGCAGGAACAGACGCATCAGGACAAAAAACAGTTGCAAAACTTGATGGAGATCACTACGTACTTAATGGATCAAAGATCTTTATAACAAATGCAGGTTACGCTGATACTTATGTTGTATTTGCAATGACAGATAAAGAGCAAGGAACTAGAGGAATTTCTGCATTCATAGTTGAGAAAGGAATGGAAGGATTCGACTTTGGTACAGTAGAAGATAAGATGGGTATCAAGGGTTCTTCAACAATGGAATTAATCTTTAGAGATTGTAAAGTTCCAAAAGAAAACTTACTTGGTGAAGAAGGTAAGGGCTTCAAATATGCAATGCAAACACTAGACGGTGGTAGAATTGGTATAGCAGCTCAAGCTTTAGGTATAGCTGAAGGTGCTCTTGACAAGGCAGTTAAATATGTAAAAGAAAGAAACCAATTTGGTAGACCTCTTGCTAAATTCCAAAATACACAATTCAAACTTGCTGAAATGGCAATAGATATTGAGTCAGCTCGTCACTTAGTTTATAAAGCAGCAACACTAAAAGATGCTGGTGAAAGCTACACAGTAGCAGCAGCTGAAGCAAAACTTAAAGCATCAAGAGTTGCAATGGATGTTACAACAAAGGCTGTTCAACTATTAGGTGGATACGGCTATATCAAAGAATACGAAGTTGAAAGAATGATGAGAGATGCAAAAATAACAGAAATTTATGAAGGTACTTCAGAAGTAATGTTAATGGTTGTATCTGGCGCATTATTAAATAAATAA
- a CDS encoding FAD-binding oxidoreductase, which produces MNNYNAISDDIIQQIKDAVSGKVYVGDEVNEDFFHDEMPIYGDGYPDCLVDATSKEDVAAVMKICNENKVPVIARGAGTGLTGAGVAIKKGVMINMQTMNKIIEYDEDNMVVRVQPGVLLNDLAQDCLSKGYLYPPDPGEKFATLGGNVATNAGGMRAVKYGTTRDYVRAMEVVLPTGEITSFGAVISKSSTGYSLKDLMIGSEGTLGIITELTLKIVPAPKTTISLIVPFEDLNSCIATVPKLFQANLNPQAIEFMERKIVIASEKYIGKETFPKNIEGTDVNAYLLITFDGDDEDGIYDTMERAAEVLTENGAIDVLVADTPAQLKEAWAARSSFLEAIESQYELLDECDVVVPITKIAEYVEFVNETAEEYMFDVQSFGHAGDGNLHIYTLSNESDKLDQFKDEVHEFMLIIYKKAYDLGGKLSGEHGVGAGKLKYLKEFEGNLNTGIMRGIKKVFDPNMILNPDKVIGLE; this is translated from the coding sequence ATGAATAATTATAACGCAATATCAGATGATATTATCCAACAAATTAAAGACGCCGTTTCTGGTAAAGTTTATGTTGGAGACGAGGTAAACGAAGACTTCTTCCACGATGAGATGCCTATCTATGGTGATGGATATCCAGATTGTCTAGTAGATGCAACATCAAAAGAAGATGTAGCAGCTGTAATGAAAATTTGTAACGAAAATAAGGTTCCTGTTATAGCAAGAGGAGCTGGTACTGGTCTTACTGGTGCTGGTGTTGCTATTAAAAAGGGTGTAATGATTAACATGCAAACCATGAACAAAATCATCGAATACGATGAAGATAACATGGTAGTTAGAGTACAACCTGGTGTTTTACTAAATGATTTAGCTCAAGATTGCTTGTCTAAGGGATATCTATATCCACCTGATCCAGGTGAAAAGTTCGCAACTCTAGGCGGAAACGTTGCAACTAATGCCGGTGGTATGCGTGCTGTTAAGTATGGTACAACAAGAGATTATGTAAGAGCTATGGAAGTTGTTCTTCCTACAGGTGAGATTACTAGTTTTGGTGCTGTTATTTCTAAATCATCAACAGGTTATTCACTTAAAGATCTTATGATTGGTTCTGAAGGTACTCTTGGAATCATAACAGAGTTAACTTTAAAAATAGTTCCAGCTCCAAAGACAACTATTTCTCTAATAGTTCCATTTGAAGACCTAAACAGCTGTATAGCAACTGTTCCAAAGCTATTCCAAGCTAACCTTAACCCACAAGCTATCGAGTTTATGGAAAGAAAGATAGTTATTGCTTCTGAAAAATATATCGGAAAAGAAACTTTCCCTAAAAATATCGAAGGTACAGATGTGAATGCTTACCTACTTATCACATTCGATGGTGATGATGAAGATGGTATTTACGATACAATGGAAAGAGCTGCAGAAGTTCTTACAGAAAATGGAGCAATCGACGTATTAGTAGCTGATACTCCAGCACAACTTAAAGAAGCATGGGCTGCAAGAAGCTCATTCCTTGAAGCTATCGAATCTCAATACGAACTTCTCGATGAATGTGACGTTGTAGTTCCAATCACAAAAATCGCTGAGTATGTAGAATTTGTAAATGAAACAGCAGAAGAATATATGTTCGACGTACAAAGCTTCGGCCACGCTGGAGACGGAAACTTACACATCTATACACTTTCTAACGAAAGCGATAAGCTTGACCAATTCAAGGATGAAGTACATGAATTCATGCTTATAATCTACAAGAAAGCATACGACCTCGGTGGTAAACTATCAGGTGAGCACGGAGTAGGTGCTGGTAAACTTAAATATCTAAAGGAATTTGAAGGAAACTTAAACACAGGAATAATGAGAGGAATCAAGAAAGTATTCGACCCTAATATGATTCTTAACCCAGATAAAGTTATAGGACTTGAGTAA
- a CDS encoding CidA/LrgA family protein produces the protein MNYLKEFVILCVCLFLGVITRHLINFPIPEAVYGMIYLFIALNFKILKPEDVQKTSDGILHNLAFLFVPVGVGIMANYDVIQGKIVKLLIITAIGTALTMAITGIVVQLLQRRKK, from the coding sequence ATGAATTATCTAAAAGAGTTTGTAATTCTTTGCGTATGTTTATTCCTAGGTGTCATCACAAGACACCTAATCAACTTCCCTATACCTGAGGCTGTATATGGTATGATCTACCTCTTTATAGCCCTTAACTTTAAAATATTAAAGCCTGAGGACGTACAAAAGACTTCAGATGGTATCTTACACAATCTAGCCTTCCTTTTCGTTCCAGTTGGCGTTGGTATAATGGCAAATTACGATGTTATCCAAGGTAAAATCGTAAAATTACTAATTATCACAGCAATAGGAACAGCCTTGACAATGGCCATAACAGGCATCGTTGTTCAACTTCTACAAAGGAGGAAGAAATAA
- a CDS encoding LrgB family protein, whose product MFDNSYFGIILSFAAYEIGKWINSKVKKPLANPLLIAILLIIGFLAVTGIPYESYKKGGDFIAFFIAPATVAMILDLYANLDSLKANLVPILVGVLVGSIFSMIIAIILSKVVGFDGQMITSLVPQSITTAIAISLTDEYQGIVALTAMIVVFRGVIGAAMAPSILKICKIKDPVAQGVAIGTASHAVGTSQARQIGKIQGAMSGLSIAVAGIITVILMPLAMVLVNLIA is encoded by the coding sequence ATGTTTGATAACTCATATTTCGGTATAATCCTATCATTTGCTGCCTATGAAATAGGAAAATGGATAAATAGCAAAGTTAAAAAACCACTTGCCAATCCCCTCCTCATAGCAATCCTACTAATAATTGGATTTCTAGCAGTAACTGGCATACCTTATGAAAGTTACAAAAAAGGTGGAGATTTCATAGCATTCTTCATCGCTCCAGCTACTGTTGCAATGATTTTGGACCTATACGCAAACCTTGACTCCCTTAAGGCTAACCTAGTTCCTATCTTAGTCGGAGTCCTAGTAGGTTCTATTTTCTCAATGATTATAGCTATAATCTTATCAAAAGTAGTTGGTTTTGATGGACAGATGATTACATCACTAGTTCCTCAATCAATAACAACAGCTATAGCCATCTCACTTACTGATGAATATCAGGGTATCGTGGCCCTAACTGCTATGATAGTTGTATTTAGGGGTGTAATAGGAGCTGCTATGGCACCAAGCATCCTAAAAATATGCAAAATTAAAGACCCTGTTGCCCAAGGTGTTGCAATAGGAACCGCAAGCCACGCCGTTGGTACTAGCCAAGCTAGACAAATCGGTAAGATCCAAGGTGCAATGAGTGGACTTTCAATAGCTGTCGCAGGTATTATAACTGTAATACTTATGCCGCTTGCCATGGTCCTAGTAAACCTAATAGCATAG
- a CDS encoding IS110 family transposase, with translation MSVMVQVETTNQKKEGNKMISIGIDIAKEKFTVCALEQGSKIIWKPFDVHLNKTKVEEFLKKLDTLNEEVKIIMEATGKYHLPILYELKDKEYFVSVVNPLKMKQFCRVLNFRKAKNDNIDAIQIAEYGLMYWKELQEYKVDSESFRILKELNRSYQHYMDLRINQMNFIDQTISQTFPGIKKLIPHASGDFSKDKLLDFLEIWWHKDLVLEKPEEKFIEDFKNWAKEKRYHPNADKAKSIYKLAEESISIQPSNSSYIKTSIQEGIELIKHINQILHTILSQMIEISEPLEEYQEAKKFSGISDKLAVQITAEFGDLSKFKNKKSLISFVGIDSPPYESGNFKADQRKITKRGNAILRKVGYQAMKCMMSAKDTENDIYLYMVKKEKDGKAKKICKFAGLNKFLRTYYAKVMASKQEKKLLKVA, from the coding sequence ATGAGTGTAATGGTGCAGGTAGAAACTACAAATCAAAAGAAAGAAGGTAATAAAATGATATCTATAGGAATAGATATAGCAAAAGAAAAGTTTACAGTCTGTGCACTAGAACAAGGTAGCAAAATCATTTGGAAGCCTTTTGATGTTCATCTTAACAAAACAAAAGTAGAAGAATTTTTAAAGAAACTAGATACGTTAAATGAAGAAGTAAAAATAATCATGGAAGCAACAGGTAAATATCATCTTCCAATCCTCTATGAATTAAAAGATAAAGAATATTTTGTAAGTGTAGTAAACCCTTTGAAAATGAAACAGTTTTGTAGAGTACTTAACTTTAGAAAAGCAAAAAATGATAACATAGATGCCATACAAATAGCAGAATATGGCTTGATGTACTGGAAAGAATTACAAGAATATAAAGTAGATTCAGAAAGTTTCAGAATTCTAAAAGAATTAAACAGATCCTATCAGCACTACATGGACTTAAGAATCAATCAAATGAACTTCATAGATCAAACAATAAGTCAAACATTTCCAGGAATAAAGAAATTAATACCACATGCTTCAGGAGACTTTTCAAAAGATAAACTATTAGACTTCTTAGAAATATGGTGGCACAAAGACCTAGTATTAGAAAAACCAGAAGAAAAATTCATAGAAGATTTTAAAAACTGGGCAAAAGAAAAGAGATACCATCCTAATGCTGATAAAGCTAAATCCATATACAAGCTCGCAGAGGAAAGTATCTCAATTCAACCTTCTAATAGCTCATATATAAAGACTAGCATACAAGAAGGGATAGAATTGATAAAACATATAAATCAAATTCTACATACTATTTTATCACAAATGATAGAAATTTCCGAGCCCTTAGAAGAATATCAAGAAGCAAAGAAATTCTCAGGAATATCAGATAAATTAGCAGTGCAAATTACAGCAGAATTTGGAGACTTATCAAAATTTAAAAACAAAAAAAGTTTAATATCATTTGTAGGAATAGATTCACCACCATATGAGTCAGGTAACTTCAAAGCGGATCAGAGAAAAATAACAAAAAGAGGCAATGCAATACTAAGAAAAGTAGGTTATCAAGCTATGAAATGCATGATGAGTGCAAAAGATACTGAAAATGATATATATCTGTATATGGTAAAAAAAGAAAAAGATGGAAAGGCTAAGAAGATTTGTAAATTTGCAGGATTAAATAAATTCTTAAGAACCTACTATGCAAAAGTTATGGCATCAAAACAAGAAAAGAAGTTATTAAAAGTAGCCTAG
- a CDS encoding MerR family transcriptional regulator translates to MALLQDRYTIGKVSRLCNIPKETLRYYDKIGLFCPDYRDNETGYRYYSKESLKTLLILRRLRNLGFSIEALKNSLDVNSLDNLENLIEEKSLEYEKQIQILQARKVACDIAIKRFARAKKASSYVESHNIDPIDFPIKVEYIEENPVVFSRKIMKNYAHPDITLTRWIDIYEKCTENGLEMMGSILIIFHGKPFDQFLEKNSDVEFAMQVTKIEAGKLNKRVTRFWGGFEAVTSYYVGDYKNIRIKHQKMLTWINDNGLKVTGPIAEEFLISPLDVDDPSKHVTKIIIPVEKR, encoded by the coding sequence GTGGCCTTATTGCAAGATCGCTATACTATCGGCAAAGTCTCAAGATTGTGCAATATTCCCAAAGAGACCTTGAGATATTACGATAAAATAGGACTATTTTGCCCCGATTACAGAGATAATGAAACAGGCTACAGATATTACAGCAAAGAAAGTCTTAAGACCCTTCTCATCCTAAGACGACTTAGGAATCTAGGTTTTTCCATAGAAGCTCTCAAGAATTCTTTGGACGTAAATTCACTAGATAATCTAGAAAATCTAATCGAAGAAAAATCCTTAGAATACGAAAAACAAATACAGATACTCCAAGCTAGGAAAGTCGCCTGTGATATTGCTATTAAAAGATTTGCCAGAGCCAAAAAGGCGAGTTCTTATGTAGAAAGTCACAATATAGATCCCATAGATTTTCCGATAAAGGTCGAATACATAGAAGAAAATCCAGTGGTCTTTTCAAGAAAAATCATGAAAAACTATGCCCATCCAGATATCACCCTCACAAGATGGATTGATATTTATGAGAAATGTACAGAAAACGGCTTGGAAATGATGGGATCTATCCTTATTATCTTTCACGGAAAGCCCTTTGATCAATTCCTAGAAAAAAACTCAGACGTAGAATTTGCCATGCAGGTAACAAAAATCGAAGCTGGCAAGCTTAATAAAAGAGTAACAAGATTTTGGGGAGGCTTTGAAGCAGTAACTTCCTATTATGTAGGAGATTACAAAAATATAAGAATTAAGCATCAGAAAATGCTAACCTGGATTAACGACAATGGCTTAAAGGTTACAGGACCTATAGCAGAAGAGTTTCTCATATCTCCCCTAGATGTCGACGATCCATCTAAGCATGTAACAAAAATAATTATACCTGTTGAAAAAAGGTAA
- a CDS encoding desulfoferrodoxin family protein — translation MTKLTETVQSGDWKAEKHVPELEVERLEDGKIRVNARVGKEIEHPNTLEHHIAWIKVFFKAEDGKFPVEVGSYQYSAHGEDEIFSEPCASGVIKTAKKGTFYALSYCNIHGLWENSIELD, via the coding sequence ATGACAAAATTAACTGAAACTGTACAATCAGGTGATTGGAAAGCTGAAAAACACGTACCAGAACTAGAAGTTGAAAGACTTGAAGATGGTAAAATAAGAGTTAACGCAAGAGTTGGTAAGGAAATTGAACATCCTAACACACTTGAACACCACATCGCTTGGATTAAAGTATTCTTCAAGGCTGAAGATGGCAAATTCCCAGTAGAAGTTGGATCATACCAATACTCAGCTCACGGCGAAGACGAAATCTTTTCTGAACCATGTGCATCTGGAGTAATCAAAACAGCAAAGAAAGGTACTTTCTACGCACTAAGCTACTGTAACATTCATGGTCTATGGGAAAACTCAATAGAACTTGACTAA
- the hisS gene encoding histidine--tRNA ligase — MNIVKPSTIAGVMELLPKEQLVFDKIKSIVEETYKKYQFMPIDTPVIEKNEILFAKGGGETEKQIYEIASDSKDMSLRFDLTVPLARYVSEHFQDLNFPFKRYHIGRVYRGERNQKGRYREFYQADIDIIGHNSLSIYNDALLPRVIFEIFEKLNFSDLTFKINNRKLLNGFFKSLGIEDTTDVLRTIDKKDKIGIDKTFDELVRITDEKKARTIIEFIENKDSNKELLSKLFDFSTDELFLEGVDELNKVYTYMVDLGIPDRNIKIDLAITRGLDYYTSTVYETFINGYEKIGSVCSGGRYEDLASNFSKQKLPGVGMSIGLTRLFYQFQELGLIDEKIKSLTDILVIPMDESINEYGIEILNKLRDSGESVDIYLESGKFKKKMNYADKCGIRKVIILGEEEMSKREYSIKDMETGEQVTKKFEEL, encoded by the coding sequence ATGAACATTGTAAAACCATCTACAATTGCTGGGGTAATGGAACTTTTACCTAAGGAGCAATTAGTTTTTGACAAGATTAAAAGCATAGTCGAAGAAACTTACAAGAAATATCAATTTATGCCAATCGATACACCAGTTATCGAGAAAAATGAGATACTTTTTGCCAAGGGAGGCGGAGAAACTGAAAAACAAATCTATGAAATAGCTTCTGACTCTAAGGATATGAGCTTAAGGTTTGATCTTACAGTTCCTCTAGCACGTTACGTATCAGAGCACTTCCAAGACTTGAATTTCCCTTTCAAACGCTATCACATAGGAAGAGTCTACAGGGGTGAGAGAAATCAAAAGGGAAGATATAGGGAATTCTACCAGGCTGATATAGATATCATTGGTCACAACAGTCTTTCAATCTACAACGACGCCCTCCTTCCTAGGGTTATCTTTGAGATTTTTGAAAAATTAAATTTCTCTGATCTTACCTTCAAGATCAATAACAGAAAGCTTTTGAATGGATTTTTCAAATCCTTGGGTATAGAAGATACAACAGATGTCCTTAGGACAATTGATAAGAAAGATAAGATTGGAATTGACAAAACTTTTGATGAATTAGTTAGAATCACTGACGAGAAAAAAGCTAGGACAATCATAGAATTTATAGAAAACAAAGATTCCAATAAAGAACTTTTATCTAAGTTATTTGACTTTTCTACTGATGAGCTTTTCCTTGAAGGAGTTGACGAGCTAAATAAGGTCTACACCTACATGGTTGATCTAGGTATACCTGATAGAAATATCAAAATCGACCTTGCCATAACAAGAGGGCTAGATTATTATACATCTACAGTCTATGAGACCTTTATCAATGGCTATGAGAAGATTGGTTCTGTCTGCTCTGGGGGAAGATATGAGGATTTAGCAAGTAATTTCTCCAAGCAGAAACTTCCAGGAGTTGGCATGTCAATCGGTCTTACAAGACTTTTCTACCAATTCCAAGAGCTTGGACTAATAGATGAGAAAATCAAGAGCCTAACAGATATCCTGGTTATCCCAATGGATGAGTCAATTAATGAGTACGGCATAGAAATTTTAAATAAACTAAGGGATTCTGGCGAAAGTGTCGATATCTATCTTGAAAGCGGCAAGTTTAAGAAGAAGATGAACTATGCAGATAAGTGCGGAATCAGGAAAGTCATCATCTTAGGTGAAGAAGAGATGAGCAAGAGAGAGTATTCTATAAAGGATATGGAAACTGGCGAGCAAGTTACTAAAAAATTCGAAGAACTTTGA
- a CDS encoding DUF6873 family GME fold protein — MLIISNKASLEFKNFLTDQNIDFIETIDNPNLYKRIGDHPDLSLFVLDSENIILAEEVYSYYKDKLPGKNLIKGSSTSKKYPRDSIYNLLTFEDFYIHNDFTEENIERSLKERNYKHLFVKQGYSRCSIIPLRESLLTSDYGIYKSLRNKVNIILLDNDKIELDGFDQGFIGGTCGLVQDKLIFTGDISRHKSFELIKKACDRENIKIIYPETPLVDIGSLIWI, encoded by the coding sequence ATGTTAATTATAAGTAATAAGGCAAGTTTAGAGTTTAAGAATTTCTTAACTGATCAAAATATAGATTTTATAGAGACTATAGATAATCCAAATCTCTATAAGAGGATAGGAGATCATCCTGACCTTTCTCTTTTTGTCCTCGATAGTGAGAATATAATCTTGGCAGAAGAGGTCTATTCATATTATAAGGATAAGCTTCCTGGGAAAAATCTAATAAAGGGCTCATCAACATCTAAGAAATATCCGAGAGATTCTATTTATAACTTATTGACTTTCGAGGATTTTTATATCCACAATGACTTTACTGAGGAAAACATCGAGAGAAGCCTTAAAGAGAGGAATTATAAACATCTTTTTGTAAAGCAAGGCTATAGTAGATGTTCTATTATTCCCCTTAGAGAAAGTCTACTTACAAGCGATTATGGAATATATAAGTCCCTTAGGAATAAAGTAAATATTATCTTATTAGATAATGATAAAATTGAACTCGATGGCTTTGATCAAGGCTTTATTGGAGGGACTTGTGGCTTAGTCCAAGACAAGCTGATTTTTACAGGAGATATATCAAGGCATAAGTCCTTTGAGTTAATCAAGAAAGCTTGCGATAGAGAAAATATCAAAATCATCTATCCAGAGACCCCTCTTGTGGACATTGGGTCTTTGATTTGGATATAG